In Hydra vulgaris chromosome 06, alternate assembly HydraT2T_AEP, a genomic segment contains:
- the LOC100201613 gene encoding protein phosphatase 1 regulatory subunit 12A — MSEAKTTSQKRITSDDLLALLDKQDENLDQRDMVTNKNGRSRPRSIGPGFQGISGSSDEKVEDFKAVLKNKVVVDNKISNEQKNVPEWASSKRNIDVKKIEKKKHEGEEKKTPAWANKINSTKKIIDAEKENKKDKKLNSMKTPAWANKLNSTRASIEASKEEKNDEAKNAPAWARKLNNTKKFTDDSSPININTSPALNKNHVSNSSETQYETTATNDSEPIPPTDKQETKMHSSAHSKESLPEEKPKDIRQTREPSPLFDSDTQISRADRNRSPKKNSESLHIEKESSLESKSETRGPRKTRQLDSEPEIESRRQTRHDEVEENSIRSQRNRNTTENDDTSQRRRNREAEDEDEEISRSSRSRSLRNTEREKEDGEEDEARASRRRALRTRKQEE; from the coding sequence ATGTCTGAAGCAAAAACAACGTCTCAAAAACGCATTACTTCTGACGATTTGCTGGCTCTTCTAGATAAACAAGATGAAAATTTAGATCAACGAGATAtggtaacaaataaaaatggtCGCAGCAGGCCTAGAAGCATTGGTCCGGGATTCCAAGGAATTTCTGGTAGCTCTGATGAAAAAGTTGAAGATTTTAAAGCagttcttaaaaataaagtcGTTGTCGATAATAAAATCTCAAACGAACAAAAAAATGTCCCTGAATGGGCCTCCAGCAAAAGAAACATTGatgtgaaaaaaattgaaaagaaaaaacatgaaGGAGAAGAAAAGAAAACCCCAGCATGGGCAAACAAAattaattcaacaaaaaaaattattgatgcaGAAAAGGAAAACAAGAAGGATAAAAAGCTTAACAGTATGAAAACACCGGCTTGGGCAAACAAACTTAACAGTACTCGTGCTAGCATTGAAGcatcaaaagaagaaaaaaatgacgAGGCAAAAAACGCACCAGCGTGGGCTAGAAAgttaaacaatacaaaaaagtttactgATGATTCATCGCCAATAAATATCAACACATCTCCTGCTCTTAATAAAAATCACGTTTCTAACTCCTCTGAAACGCAGTATGAAACTACAGCGACCAATGACTCTGAACCGATTCCTCCAACGGataaacaagaaacaaaaatgCACTCATCAGCACATTCAAAAGAATCTCTACCTGAAGAAAAACCGAAAGATATTAGGCAAACTAGAGAGCCAAGTCCTTTATTTGACTCTGACACTCAAATTTCAAGAGCAGATCGAAATCGGAGtccaaaaaaaaactctgaaagCTTGCATATAGAAAAAGAATCAAGTCTCGAATCAAAATCTGAAACACGTGGCCCTAGAAAAACGCGGCAATTAGATTCAGAACCAGAGATAGAATCACGCAGGCAAACACGACACGATGAAGTTGAAGAGAACTCTATAAGATCTCAAAGAAACCGCAATACTACAGAAAACGACGACACAAGCCAAAGACGTAGAAATCGAGAGGCAGAAGATGAAGACGAAGAAATAAGCAGATCAAGTCGATCTCGAAGTTTGCGTAACACTGAAAGAGAAAAAGAAGACGGAGAAGAAGATGAAGCTCGGGCATCTCGACGACGAGCATTAAGAACAAGAAAGCAAGAggaataa